Proteins encoded together in one Thermomonospora curvata DSM 43183 window:
- a CDS encoding TetR family transcriptional regulator translates to MTTGQRSLRDALLDAFAELLPLRGYRGVRMQDVADAVGVSRQTVYNEFGDKWGLAQALMIRRNEQYLDGIDQVFRRHDDLYEAVAAAVAYTLEMSADDPVSKAVLTGAGGEELLPLMTTQAEPVLFGARTRLIEHVAAQWPQLDRRALAEVADAAIRLTMSHMLLPADPPEQVARQIARMVARYLGEPCPPPKVRQ, encoded by the coding sequence ATGACCACCGGCCAGCGTTCCCTGCGCGATGCGCTGCTGGACGCGTTCGCCGAGCTGCTCCCCCTGCGCGGCTACCGGGGCGTCCGCATGCAGGACGTGGCCGACGCGGTGGGGGTCAGCAGGCAGACGGTCTACAACGAGTTCGGCGACAAGTGGGGGCTGGCGCAGGCCCTGATGATCCGCCGCAACGAGCAGTACCTGGACGGCATCGACCAGGTGTTCCGCCGGCACGACGACCTGTATGAGGCGGTGGCCGCGGCGGTCGCCTACACCCTGGAGATGTCGGCCGACGACCCGGTCTCCAAGGCGGTCCTGACCGGCGCCGGCGGCGAGGAGCTGCTGCCGCTGATGACCACCCAGGCCGAGCCGGTGCTGTTCGGCGCCCGCACGCGCCTGATCGAGCATGTGGCCGCGCAGTGGCCGCAGCTGGACCGGCGGGCGCTGGCGGAGGTGGCGGACGCGGCGATCCGGCTGACGATGAGCCACATGCTGCTGCCGGCCGACCCGCCCGAGCAGGTGGCCCGGCAGATCGCCCGGATGGTCGCCCGCTACCTGGGCGAGCCGTGCCCGCCCCCCAAGGTGCGTCAGTAA
- a CDS encoding acyl-CoA dehydrogenase family protein: protein MDFDLPESANAVREGVRAIAERYDQEYWDRCDAEKRWPEEVWQELVKGGWTALAIPEEYGGAGQGLLELAVALENLAAGGAGGAATFMYLLTPAFGGLTIARHGTEAQRREFLPKIAAGELETCFAITEPDAGSNSINISTHAVRDGDHFLVRGQKIWISGVERADYMVLVTRTIPAAEARPRTSGFTVLLVDIKEAVAAGTLTYQPIPKLGTNTVASNMVFLDDVRVPADRVLGEVDQGFAVLWDILNPERILAAAGGVGSAELTLKIACDYARERAPFGKPIGANQAVAFPLARIKAQVELARLMTYKAAWLWDRHRPCGAEANIAKLTAADAAWQAADRAFQVHGGMAYSLEYPVARFFRDARIAKNIPVAEELVLAHIAQHELGLPKSY, encoded by the coding sequence GTGGACTTCGACCTGCCGGAGAGCGCGAACGCGGTGCGCGAGGGAGTGCGCGCCATCGCGGAGCGATACGACCAGGAGTACTGGGACCGGTGCGACGCCGAGAAGCGCTGGCCCGAGGAGGTCTGGCAGGAACTGGTCAAGGGCGGCTGGACGGCGCTGGCCATCCCCGAGGAGTACGGCGGCGCCGGGCAGGGCCTGCTGGAGCTGGCGGTGGCCCTGGAGAACCTGGCGGCCGGCGGCGCCGGCGGCGCGGCCACCTTCATGTACCTGCTCACCCCGGCCTTCGGCGGGCTGACCATCGCCCGCCACGGCACCGAGGCCCAGCGCCGGGAGTTCCTGCCCAAGATCGCCGCCGGTGAGCTGGAGACCTGCTTCGCCATCACCGAGCCGGACGCCGGCAGCAACTCCATCAACATCTCCACCCACGCCGTGCGCGACGGCGACCACTTCCTGGTGCGCGGCCAGAAGATCTGGATCTCGGGGGTGGAGCGCGCCGACTACATGGTGCTGGTGACCCGCACCATCCCGGCCGCCGAGGCCAGGCCGCGGACCAGCGGGTTCACCGTGCTGCTGGTGGACATCAAGGAGGCGGTGGCCGCCGGGACGCTGACCTACCAGCCGATCCCCAAGCTGGGCACCAACACGGTCGCCTCCAACATGGTGTTCCTGGACGATGTGCGGGTGCCCGCCGACCGGGTGCTCGGCGAGGTCGACCAGGGCTTTGCGGTGCTGTGGGACATCCTCAACCCCGAGCGGATCCTGGCGGCGGCCGGCGGCGTGGGCTCGGCGGAGCTGACGTTGAAGATCGCCTGCGACTACGCCCGCGAGCGCGCCCCCTTCGGCAAGCCGATCGGCGCCAACCAGGCGGTGGCCTTCCCGCTGGCCCGCATCAAGGCCCAGGTGGAGCTGGCCCGGCTGATGACCTACAAGGCCGCCTGGCTGTGGGACCGGCACCGCCCCTGCGGCGCGGAGGCCAACATCGCCAAGCTGACCGCGGCCGACGCCGCCTGGCAGGCCGCCGACCGCGCCTTCCAGGTCCACGGCGGCATGGCCTACTCGCTGGAGTACCCGGTGGCCCGCTTCTTCCGGGACGCCCGGATCGCCAAGAACATCCCGGTGGCCGAGGAGCTGGTGCTGGCCCACATCGCCCAGCACGAGCTGGGGCTGCCCAAGTCGTACTGA
- a CDS encoding SRPBCC family protein: MPRSYASAVIDAPADEVWAYVRDSGNLAQWRPGITTCAIEDDGPADRVGSVRRLIGVGSTFRERLTLLDDEARCCAYDILECPLPVRDCRATIRVAPVTDTGQAFVEWQAEFTADAADERAMTATFDRAVLGPGLDLLRRRFR; the protein is encoded by the coding sequence ATGCCCAGGTCTTACGCCAGCGCCGTGATCGACGCGCCCGCCGACGAGGTGTGGGCCTACGTGCGCGACAGCGGCAACCTGGCGCAGTGGCGGCCGGGCATCACCACCTGCGCCATCGAGGACGACGGGCCGGCGGACCGGGTGGGCTCGGTGCGCCGGCTCATCGGCGTGGGCAGCACCTTCCGCGAACGGCTGACCCTGCTGGACGACGAGGCCCGCTGCTGCGCCTACGACATCCTCGAATGCCCGCTGCCGGTGCGCGACTGCCGCGCCACGATCCGGGTGGCGCCGGTCACCGACACCGGGCAGGCGTTCGTGGAGTGGCAGGCGGAGTTCACCGCCGACGCCGCCGACGAGCGCGCCATGACCGCCACCTTCGACCGCGCGGTGCTGGGGCCGGGGCTGGATCTGCTGCGCCGGCGCTTTCGCTGA
- a CDS encoding alpha/beta hydrolase, with product MSPHPQIVKFRELLALCGQMVGDDLSVENLRRAGRHGLGTGPTGPALPEVRDLHVAGPGGPIPVRLYRAVPRAAGALPTLVYLHGGGWVIGGIEDVDALCRELAAGIGCAVVNVGYRLAPEHPFPAATEDAWAVLADVAADPGRYGADPAALAVAGESAGGNLAAVTALRARDEGLRLAHQLLVYPVTDTAMDTPSWERYGTGLGLDAAAMAAFMEMYRAGADPADPRLAPLRAPDLSGLAPATVITAECDILRDEAEAYARRMAEAGVPVELHRYPGMIHSFFLLPEIFEAGAQARALAVRRLREAFTAVRRPGRV from the coding sequence TTGAGCCCGCATCCGCAGATCGTCAAGTTCCGGGAACTGCTGGCCCTGTGCGGGCAGATGGTCGGAGACGACCTCAGCGTGGAGAATCTGCGGCGGGCCGGCCGGCACGGCCTGGGAACGGGGCCGACCGGTCCCGCGCTGCCGGAGGTGCGCGACCTGCACGTCGCCGGGCCCGGGGGACCGATCCCGGTGCGCCTGTACCGGGCCGTGCCGCGCGCTGCGGGAGCGCTGCCGACCCTGGTGTACCTGCACGGCGGCGGCTGGGTGATCGGCGGGATCGAGGATGTGGACGCCCTGTGCCGGGAACTGGCGGCCGGGATCGGCTGCGCGGTGGTCAACGTCGGCTACCGGCTGGCGCCCGAGCACCCCTTCCCGGCCGCCACCGAGGACGCCTGGGCGGTGCTGGCCGACGTGGCCGCCGACCCGGGCCGCTATGGCGCCGACCCGGCGGCGCTGGCGGTCGCCGGGGAGAGCGCCGGGGGCAACCTCGCCGCGGTGACCGCCCTGCGGGCCCGCGACGAGGGCCTGCGCCTGGCCCACCAGCTGCTGGTCTACCCCGTCACCGACACCGCCATGGACACCCCCAGCTGGGAGCGGTACGGGACGGGCCTGGGCCTGGACGCGGCGGCGATGGCCGCGTTCATGGAGATGTACCGGGCCGGCGCCGACCCCGCCGACCCCCGCCTGGCCCCGCTGCGCGCCCCGGACCTGTCCGGCCTGGCGCCCGCCACGGTGATCACCGCCGAGTGCGACATCCTGCGCGATGAGGCCGAGGCCTACGCCCGCCGGATGGCCGAGGCCGGCGTGCCGGTCGAGCTGCACCGCTACCCCGGGATGATCCACTCCTTCTTCCTGCTCCCGGAGATCTTCGAGGCCGGGGCGCAGGCCCGCGCGCTGGCGGTGCGGCGGCTGCGGGAGGCGTTCACGGCGGTGCGGCGGCCCGGCCGGGTGTGA
- a CDS encoding gamma-glutamyl-gamma-aminobutyrate hydrolase family protein, with protein MTEGRTGTGETLGRTPPIIGVTAYEEPARWGEWVREAALLPSSYLRSIERAGGVPVLIPPQETLRGLATLMRQLDGLVLAGGSDLDPALYGAQRHPKTGSAHPRRDRFELALARAAIEADLPFLGICRGLQVLNVARGGTLIQHLPEAVGHHEHRPAPGKIGTHRVRIDPASRLGKILGETADVPTYHHQAAQRLGSGLVAVAWTSDQVVEAVELPEHRFGLAVQWHPEDGDDLRLFESLVAEAAGR; from the coding sequence ATGACCGAGGGCAGGACCGGAACCGGCGAAACACTGGGGCGGACTCCGCCGATCATCGGCGTGACGGCTTACGAGGAACCGGCCCGGTGGGGGGAGTGGGTGCGCGAGGCCGCCCTGCTGCCGTCCTCTTACCTGCGGTCGATCGAACGCGCCGGCGGAGTGCCGGTGCTGATCCCGCCGCAGGAGACGCTGCGCGGCCTGGCCACGCTGATGCGGCAGCTGGACGGCCTGGTGCTGGCCGGGGGATCTGACCTGGACCCGGCGCTGTACGGGGCGCAGCGGCACCCGAAGACCGGCTCCGCGCACCCCCGGCGGGACCGTTTCGAGCTGGCCCTCGCCCGCGCCGCCATAGAGGCGGACCTGCCGTTCCTGGGCATCTGCCGGGGCCTGCAGGTGCTCAACGTGGCCCGGGGCGGCACCCTCATCCAGCACCTGCCGGAGGCGGTCGGCCACCACGAGCACCGCCCCGCCCCGGGCAAGATCGGCACCCACCGGGTGCGGATCGACCCGGCCAGCCGGCTGGGCAAGATCCTCGGTGAGACGGCCGACGTGCCCACCTACCACCACCAGGCGGCCCAGCGGCTGGGCAGCGGGCTGGTCGCGGTGGCCTGGACCTCCGATCAGGTGGTGGAGGCGGTCGAACTGCCCGAGCACCGGTTTGGACTGGCGGTGCAGTGGCATCCCGAAGACGGAGATGACCTTCGTCTGTTCGAGAGCCTGGTGGCCGAGGCCGCCGGGCGCTGA
- a CDS encoding globin domain-containing protein, with translation MAPEADKASAYFYGRLFAEHPQLRTLFPPAMDRQRDRMLRALTRIVWSLEDPDSLTGYLRDLGRDHRKLGIRPEHYAAVGTALIATLRKFGGPWWTPRMEAAWTAAFSAAAATMIDAAEAEAEHSPPWWVGEVVGHERYGHDLAVLTIRPDQPLRHVAGQHISVQTARWPRVWRRYSVANAPRPDGALTLHVRAVPGGWVSGALVRYTKVGDRLTLGPAMGGLTLQAASGGDLLLVAGGTGLAPLKALAEQVAATEPGRRVHLVWGVRTTVDLYALPQLRALEAGCAGLRVTVAVSDDPSFDGLQGTAADVLDRLDEPLGPDTDVYVSGPAAMVARTVGVLRDRGVPPERIHHDEPEEAEPQVAAARFVEQRVTARQPAI, from the coding sequence ATGGCGCCAGAGGCCGATAAGGCGTCGGCGTATTTCTACGGCCGGCTGTTCGCCGAGCATCCGCAGCTGCGGACGCTGTTTCCGCCCGCGATGGACCGCCAGCGCGACCGGATGCTGCGGGCGCTGACCCGGATCGTCTGGAGCCTGGAAGACCCCGACTCCCTCACCGGCTACCTGCGCGACCTGGGCCGGGACCACCGCAAGCTGGGCATCCGGCCCGAGCACTACGCCGCCGTCGGCACGGCGCTGATCGCCACCTTGCGCAAGTTCGGCGGGCCGTGGTGGACACCGCGCATGGAGGCGGCCTGGACCGCGGCGTTCTCCGCCGCCGCGGCGACGATGATCGACGCGGCCGAGGCCGAGGCCGAGCACTCGCCGCCCTGGTGGGTCGGCGAGGTGGTCGGCCACGAACGCTACGGCCACGACCTGGCGGTGCTGACCATCCGCCCCGACCAGCCGCTGCGCCATGTCGCCGGGCAGCACATCTCGGTGCAGACCGCGCGCTGGCCGCGGGTGTGGCGGCGCTATTCGGTGGCCAACGCGCCTCGCCCGGACGGCGCCTTGACCCTGCATGTGCGGGCGGTGCCCGGCGGCTGGGTGAGCGGCGCCCTGGTCCGCTACACCAAGGTCGGCGACCGGCTGACGCTCGGCCCGGCGATGGGCGGCCTGACCCTGCAGGCCGCCTCCGGCGGCGATCTGCTGCTGGTGGCCGGCGGCACCGGGCTGGCCCCGCTCAAGGCGCTGGCCGAGCAGGTCGCCGCCACCGAGCCGGGGCGCCGGGTCCACCTGGTGTGGGGCGTGCGGACCACCGTCGACCTGTACGCCCTGCCGCAGCTGCGGGCGCTGGAGGCCGGCTGCGCCGGGCTGCGGGTCACCGTGGCGGTCTCCGACGATCCCTCCTTCGACGGGCTGCAGGGCACGGCGGCCGACGTGCTCGACCGGCTCGACGAGCCCCTCGGCCCCGACACCGACGTCTATGTGAGCGGCCCCGCCGCGATGGTCGCCCGCACGGTCGGCGTGCTGCGCGACCGGGGCGTGCCGCCGGAGCGGATCCACCACGATGAGCCTGAGGAGGCCGAGCCGCAGGTCGCCGCGGCAAGGTTTGTCGAGCAGCGGGTCACCGCTCGACAGCCCGCCATCTGA
- a CDS encoding sensor histidine kinase: protein MPRRSLREWSTDLCYLGLATLVGAFFVVAIRTDPDQVDVPPLGYEAAIAVLCAALTLWLRRRRPVALAVIFQAGGIMSAGGLGFTAMALFNLAIHRPWRITVALTALHLTVVSLLWRLEPGTERDYWEGVTVLALLYVALIALGMLIRSQRQLVLAAQERARQAEEGQRLRIEEARHHERERLAREMHDVLAHRISLLALHAGALEYRGNLPEAEQRAAQVIRECAHEALEELREVIRMLRGGAEAGADRPQPTLTDLPELIEQSRQAGMRITLEEQVPARPAVPDRIGRHAYRIVQEGLTNAGKHAPGAHVRVKVAAVPGEGVTVEVTNPLPVGTAVPALPGAGAGLIGLRERVGLVGGRLEHGDTPDGDFRLHAWLPWPAP, encoded by the coding sequence GTGCCGCGACGATCGCTCCGGGAATGGAGCACCGACCTGTGCTACCTCGGCCTGGCGACGCTGGTGGGCGCCTTCTTCGTGGTCGCCATCCGCACCGACCCCGACCAGGTGGACGTGCCGCCGCTCGGCTATGAGGCGGCCATCGCCGTATTGTGCGCCGCGTTGACGCTGTGGCTGCGGCGGCGCAGGCCGGTCGCGCTGGCGGTGATCTTCCAGGCGGGCGGGATCATGTCGGCCGGCGGGCTGGGCTTCACCGCCATGGCGCTGTTCAACCTGGCGATCCACCGGCCCTGGCGGATCACGGTGGCGCTGACCGCCCTGCACCTGACGGTGGTGAGCCTGCTGTGGCGGCTGGAGCCGGGCACCGAACGCGACTACTGGGAGGGCGTGACCGTCCTGGCCCTGCTGTACGTCGCGCTGATCGCCTTGGGCATGCTGATCCGCTCCCAGCGGCAGCTGGTGCTGGCCGCCCAGGAACGCGCCCGGCAGGCCGAGGAAGGGCAGCGGCTGCGCATCGAGGAGGCCCGCCACCACGAGCGGGAACGGCTGGCCCGGGAGATGCACGATGTGCTGGCGCACCGGATCTCGCTGCTGGCCCTGCACGCCGGGGCGCTGGAGTACCGGGGCAACCTTCCGGAGGCCGAGCAGCGAGCCGCCCAGGTGATCCGGGAGTGCGCCCATGAGGCGCTGGAGGAGCTGCGCGAGGTGATCAGGATGCTCCGCGGGGGCGCCGAGGCCGGCGCCGACCGGCCCCAGCCCACCCTCACCGACCTGCCGGAGCTGATCGAGCAGTCCCGGCAGGCCGGCATGCGCATCACGCTGGAAGAACAGGTCCCCGCCCGGCCGGCGGTCCCGGACCGGATCGGGCGGCACGCCTACCGGATCGTCCAGGAAGGGCTGACCAACGCCGGCAAGCACGCCCCGGGCGCGCACGTACGGGTGAAGGTCGCGGCGGTGCCCGGCGAGGGGGTGACGGTCGAGGTGACCAACCCGCTGCCGGTGGGGACCGCCGTGCCCGCCCTGCCCGGCGCCGGGGCCGGCCTGATCGGGCTGCGCGAACGCGTCGGGCTCGTCGGCGGGCGCCTGGAGCACGGCGACACCCCCGACGGCGACTTCCGGCTGCACGCCTGGCTACCGTGGCCTGCGCCATGA
- a CDS encoding response regulator, which yields MSAPIRILIVDDDALVRLGLSMMLAGAEDLQIVGEAADGAEALAAAGELRPDVVLMDIRMPRMDGLTATERLRARRDPPEVIIMTTFDTDEHILRAMRVGACGFLLKHTPPPQIVQAIRQVAAGEPIISPSVLRRLMNYVGDLAAAPPDPRRERARAALQRLSPGERAVALLIGQGRSNGEIGRELSMSVATVKAYVSRVLTKLDLNNRVQVALLVHDAALEDEPPAQT from the coding sequence ATGAGCGCTCCGATCCGGATTTTGATCGTCGATGACGACGCGCTGGTCCGGCTGGGCCTGTCGATGATGCTGGCCGGGGCCGAGGACCTGCAGATCGTCGGCGAGGCCGCCGACGGCGCCGAGGCGCTGGCGGCCGCGGGCGAGCTGCGTCCCGACGTGGTGCTGATGGACATCCGCATGCCGCGCATGGACGGCCTGACGGCCACCGAACGGCTGCGCGCCCGCCGCGATCCGCCGGAGGTCATCATCATGACGACCTTCGACACCGACGAGCACATCCTGCGGGCGATGCGCGTCGGAGCGTGCGGCTTCCTGCTCAAGCACACCCCGCCGCCGCAGATCGTGCAGGCCATCCGGCAGGTGGCGGCCGGGGAGCCGATCATCTCCCCCTCGGTGCTGCGCCGCCTGATGAACTACGTCGGCGACCTGGCCGCCGCCCCGCCCGACCCGCGCCGCGAACGCGCCCGCGCCGCGCTGCAGCGGCTCAGCCCGGGCGAGCGGGCGGTGGCCCTGCTGATCGGCCAGGGCCGCTCCAACGGCGAGATCGGCCGGGAGCTGTCGATGAGCGTGGCGACCGTGAAGGCGTATGTGTCGCGGGTGCTGACCAAACTGGACCTCAACAACCGGGTGCAGGTGGCGCTGCTGGTGCACGACGCCGCCTTGGAGGACGAGCCGCCCGCCCAGACCTGA
- a CDS encoding ABC transporter ATP-binding protein, whose translation MIEVTDLTKRYGDAVAVQGVSFRCEPGTVTGFLGPNGAGKSTTMRMICGLTPPTSGSATVLGVPYRRIPNPGRHVGVLLDASAQHSGRTGRETLELTARTLGVDAARAAQMLQRVGLPPAAARRRVGGYSLGMRQRLGIAQALLGDPRVLILDEPANGLDPEGIHWMRTMLRDFADRGGTVLLSSHLLREVEAVADRFVVIAGGRIVAQGGRELLTASAATFVRALNSAELETALAEAGLSARHCGDGAFTVAADAEAVGRAAAKAGVVLLELRPAGGGALEELYLSLTAAPQEEPR comes from the coding sequence ATGATCGAAGTCACCGACCTCACCAAGCGGTACGGGGACGCGGTCGCCGTGCAGGGGGTGTCCTTTCGCTGCGAACCGGGCACCGTCACCGGCTTCCTCGGCCCCAACGGCGCCGGCAAGTCCACCACGATGCGGATGATCTGCGGGCTGACCCCGCCCACCTCCGGGTCGGCCACCGTGCTGGGCGTCCCCTACCGGCGCATCCCCAACCCCGGCCGGCACGTGGGGGTGCTGCTGGACGCCTCCGCCCAGCACTCCGGCCGCACCGGCCGGGAGACGCTGGAGCTGACCGCGCGGACCCTGGGCGTGGACGCCGCACGGGCCGCTCAGATGCTGCAGCGGGTCGGGCTGCCGCCGGCCGCCGCGCGCCGCCGGGTCGGCGGTTACTCGCTGGGCATGCGGCAGCGGCTGGGCATCGCCCAGGCGCTGCTGGGCGACCCCCGCGTGTTGATCTTGGACGAGCCGGCCAACGGGCTGGACCCGGAGGGCATCCACTGGATGCGCACCATGCTGCGCGACTTCGCCGACCGGGGCGGGACGGTGCTGCTGTCGTCGCACCTGCTGCGCGAGGTGGAGGCGGTCGCCGACCGGTTCGTGGTGATCGCCGGCGGCCGGATCGTCGCCCAAGGCGGCCGGGAGCTGCTGACCGCCTCCGCCGCCACGTTCGTGCGCGCCCTGAACTCCGCGGAGCTGGAGACGGCGCTGGCCGAGGCGGGGCTGAGCGCTCGGCACTGCGGCGACGGCGCCTTCACCGTCGCCGCGGACGCCGAGGCGGTCGGCCGGGCCGCGGCCAAGGCCGGTGTGGTGCTGCTGGAGCTGCGCCCCGCCGGCGGCGGCGCTCTGGAGGAGCTGTACCTGTCCCTGACCGCCGCGCCGCAGGAGGAGCCGCGATGA
- the thyX gene encoding FAD-dependent thymidylate synthase — MKSVEPEVFLIAKPELDYGEVARYLKDVGGESWLERLDRGELDGELNDPQNLAEFAGRLCYRSWEPGLNPNVTRVRTDQTEYLQNILRSMHGSVLEHLSFSFVLHNVSRVATHELVRHRPGVAISQESLRFVRLTDIPFWFPEWARQDAELMERATALLEQMEQFQRWMADHFGLDEEGVPFKEKKHKTSFMRRFAPEGVATGLVWTANVRTLRHTIETRTAPGAEEEIRLIFGKIGELMRREAPALFGDYTVEDGAWIPRWRKV; from the coding sequence GTGAAGAGTGTCGAACCTGAAGTATTCCTGATCGCCAAGCCCGAGCTGGACTACGGCGAGGTCGCCCGCTACCTCAAGGACGTGGGCGGGGAGAGCTGGCTGGAACGGCTGGACCGGGGCGAGCTGGACGGCGAGCTCAACGACCCGCAGAACCTGGCGGAGTTCGCCGGGCGGTTGTGCTACCGCTCCTGGGAGCCGGGGCTGAACCCCAACGTCACCCGCGTCCGCACCGACCAGACCGAGTACCTGCAGAACATCCTGCGCAGCATGCACGGCTCGGTGCTGGAGCACCTGAGCTTCAGCTTCGTGCTGCACAACGTCAGCCGGGTCGCCACCCACGAGCTGGTGCGGCACCGGCCGGGCGTGGCGATCTCCCAGGAGTCGCTGCGGTTCGTCCGCCTGACCGACATCCCCTTCTGGTTCCCCGAGTGGGCGCGCCAGGACGCCGAGCTGATGGAACGGGCCACGGCCCTGCTGGAGCAGATGGAGCAGTTCCAGCGCTGGATGGCCGACCACTTCGGCCTCGACGAAGAAGGCGTGCCGTTCAAGGAGAAGAAGCACAAGACCTCCTTCATGCGCCGTTTCGCACCCGAGGGCGTGGCCACCGGCCTGGTGTGGACGGCCAACGTGCGCACCCTGCGGCACACCATCGAGACCCGCACCGCCCCCGGCGCCGAGGAGGAGATCCGGCTGATCTTCGGCAAGATCGGCGAGCTGATGCGGCGGGAGGCGCCGGCCCTCTTCGGCGACTACACCGTCGAGGACGGCGCCTGGATACCGCGCTGGCGCAAGGTCTGA
- a CDS encoding DUF4352 domain-containing protein, with protein sequence MNKIIAIAVAVLAAFVLSGCEGADPVAVQPAEPGKGGKSGGKDVPVKLAAKRTAFKPTLLHDGSPFTCVKVTVTNQTTKQLEVNPLYFSLTDSTGIKHATADALGVAEGQIDTTTLAPKEKAVGTVCAKGKFRPKVVAFTNPLFSEVARAEVA encoded by the coding sequence ATGAACAAGATCATCGCTATCGCTGTGGCGGTCCTGGCTGCCTTCGTCCTGTCCGGGTGCGAGGGCGCCGACCCGGTGGCCGTCCAGCCCGCAGAGCCCGGCAAGGGCGGCAAGAGCGGCGGCAAGGACGTCCCGGTGAAGCTCGCCGCCAAGCGGACCGCCTTCAAGCCGACCCTGCTGCACGACGGCAGCCCGTTCACGTGCGTGAAGGTGACCGTCACCAACCAGACCACCAAGCAGCTGGAGGTCAACCCGCTCTACTTCTCGCTGACGGACAGCACGGGCATCAAGCACGCCACGGCCGACGCCCTGGGGGTGGCCGAGGGGCAGATTGACACGACCACCCTGGCGCCCAAGGAGAAGGCCGTCGGGACCGTGTGCGCGAAGGGCAAGTTCAGGCCGAAGGTGGTGGCGTTCACCAACCCGCTGTTTTCGGAGGTCGCGCGGGCCGAGGTCGCCTGA